ggtttatttttggtTCAACCAGAACTTCcctattcttcacttgatctttgagagtgttttcaggaagccatggtagGAGAAACACACAGCCAAAACCAAAGGGCCAAGCTGAGCCAAGAgttgacagctttgcaagaggttgaacagattgctcagttgagaaaaagaagaaaggcacaaggccaacgtccacagccaggagaaagaagatttgtagatgcaccagaggctgtctatgtcgagcccaagccaccaggtccttcaaggatcaataaaaatccaaattctaaaacccCCAAACttaatgttgttaattctcattttgattataactctttggctaataaagttgaactctttaaattttcaggaaaaagaggttatcttagatgggagagaaACCTTGATCAATGGTTTCATTACAACAACATCATGAGGGAAGAgaggctagcttatgccattgatctacttagagaagaagccttcaaatggtgggtacaagaagaagatgataggaggttttacaaggagccaactatcagaACGTGGAGAGCTCTTAAGGAAGTCATGAGAcatgagtttgcaccagattTTACAAGTTCTGAAATCAAGGAACTTTATCCAAGGAGGTACCCAACTCATGGTTCCAAAGATGCTAGAAAAGTTGTTGCACAAGAGAGTAAGAGAGGCTGGTCTCAACAAGCCAACTTGCAaccaaaccaggggcacgccattgtccaaTGCTTAgaccagaaaagtgacatcccaAAGGCCATGGAGAGTAGAAGTGTCGGCCAAAACACTTTGATCAGAACCAAAGCAAAACCATTGCTAGATACTATGCAAGTaaaggctaaggtaagtcctatacttgataatttggtttatgaatCTTCTTCCACTGGTATAAGTCatttgtctttgtcaaagaatgttaagacaggTCCTGAGGTCCAGCAAAACACGAGCTCCACATCCTTATTGGAATCAAAAGTTGTCCATGATTTATGTCCAAAGAATAAAGAGattccaaaccaaaagaaagaagaggcatcaacccaaggtaagtcttataactttaaaaatttaaaagatcagacatgttatagatgtcataaaagaggacactttgctgtgACTTGCCCCACTAAGCAAGCATTGatagaaacatcactagaagagaaaacagatttatctataaaaagtgatagttttattcaatctgatttattggttccaaattcttgtataatgcacttgtctttgtcaaagggtaTTGTATCAGGAAATAAGGAGCAAGAACTTAAAAGAGAAGACCCAGTCTACCAGCATGGTAttgctaaagaggaggaagccataagtgaggctggaagaaatgatttgttgcttaaagaagcaaaaccagaaatcaaagtatcaaaccaaggtaagtgtttaccatcacctttagatactggtttaaatttttatgttcttggtacagggataccagatgagagctctatgcatactgaagtgccaagggccgagccagaccatgagctcaatcaaaatccacaccaAAGTGGAAACCAAATCTGAACAAAGAATTGTTCAAGTgccaaaacctgaggtaaatttcactataGATCAGAAAGCTATTATTATTTCCATGATAAgataatgcacttgtcttgtccaaggaaagtgaaataggtacaggagaccaaggtgagagcaagccaaacaaagaaataaaatttcttgctgcacagctgaaagtaaggttctttgttctttgttttcatcagtttataaattcctttactttggtataatacacttgtctttgccaagatgttttgacccaggtataagcaaagaaaaagacaaTCCAATTCGTGATGTAGTCTTGCAAGAAGAAGCCTTAACCATGTGTTCAATAGATGCTGTCCATAAAAGTGATGCTGAACTAGTACCATTCAAATTCAGCAAGGGAAGTCTCTCTGATCTTAAAACATCTATTACACTTGATTATTCAGATATGactcacttgtctttgccagagagttttgatccaggaataagacAAGAAGATGGTCATACCAGCCTAGATAAAAGGTGCAAGAAAAGCAGCCCCCAATCCAAtgctgtccaaagaagaatttaattcttcatcatgctgtTGCACCTATGGTAAATTCGACCACAACACATTCTGTTCATACATCTCCAGTATTagatataattcatttggtctttgtccagaatgttgagaatttttcaggctgcaaagaagaaagctttaaagatatcccaccggatactctttcattgcttggagaatcagtcccaaagatggtcGGACCCATCAACTCCAAAAGTGTGGAGAACCATCAtctccagaagagaagaaatgacaatgtccaggccagaggcgtgatcatttcccatttctttaaagaagagccaccagatgcacagcccattaccaaaccaaaattgtatcaaggtaaggttctaaactcccaaaagagaatgaaacctgacttgctctattgtggtgtatcaggttatccagttttgtggtcaaaaccttcacaagggggagggaatgatgcggtcatcaaaccagtggtcgaaccagaggtcaaccaacctgcccaaaccggccactttgaaggtaccagcgacataggttcagtcccaggcgaatatctcaacaaccagagGATCTTTTGTCATGAATCAAATTTTCCTAGAAAGCCAACTCATGAAggattcactgaggcttggaattacaagaaaagcgtcacggaggaagaagttatgaattttacaaagtGGAGGTTCCCCAGcacatccatctgcgagtacccgacttttgaaggagattcaagcccaataaAGGAGCGGCCTGAACaaaagccgatcataggattcaagaggagtctctcacctttccataaagcccagtatcaggagaaatggccacgtaAATCAGGAGTTATGCCCATTTTccagaaccggtcaaaccagttctacacttgcctcaattggaagctaaccggttcaatcagcttcaaaccagacattggcgtccaggagatcattccaaccaatcaggaggtattgaagaagtccttagctacaccagagcccaggagatcagttggttcaatgaagagtcacttaaatcaaaccggagctatttatggaaagattggacaatctatcggtttgatcatttccaaccaattccaatccgaccagaagacatcaggactgAACCAGGACGTCCAGGAGATATTATAGGAGTTCAAGAAGAGTTCCATGAGTTCATACCTtgcaccagcccccattggatcaggaggatccacacttacaccaaaactgccttatttggagattcttgcaataaagctccaacagttctttctcttcagatcaggcacgacttcagctcattccagacagtaaagaaggtcccaagaatgctcacttatccccttaaaccatccaggttcaagaagatatcaagatacaagattaTCTCTTTGAAGAAAgcacaaatcaagctaaaggctagtttcatggagccatcaaagcctttgcttccaagatttttatttcaagtttatttctttcctttagtcCATTTTTGACTGTTAGAGAGTTATTatgtcgagcctatataagctcagtccCTTTCATCTTTGTaaatcacccttgaattttatgaatgaaaatgcagttttctagttttcttaaaactattgtttgaagtcttttgagtttgtgagaagcagctcttgagcaaccagGCTTATCAAAGTCTCCTTTCACAGAACTTTGTGGTGTCTATTCAATCCATTTCGTCCATCATCCCATCTGgttgagagattcaatcaaaccttcatccgtaaatccacttcaatccatcatttgatcaagctgagagtgatacacatccagcagcttgATTCCACCATATCTATActttatctttgtttatttactctgatttattcttcatatcattagcatcttattcatcttccatttgtttcagttttgctttataaaaactcataaaaactcataaaaatctatcttctttgttttcaggttgaacctcagttcatcaagtcttatagtctgatttccaTGCTGTATCAAAAACATATCTAACaagctagaaaacagattaaatatataataaaatactagtataccatgtttaaaaacgggtaaaatccatggtatatcaactccccagacttactcctttgcttgtcctcaagcaaaaacagtagtctttggaaaaggtttgaaaatagcAAGAACTCAAAGATTAAacatattgaagtcatcactctatgtgcaattcatgtctagacatcctaatcacagaagttcactATGctttatcctagcttagcaaccaaactcatctagtcaacaacttagcaaatctcatctgacattcccctctactaacataatttcttaacataaaataaaagtgcaggctttaccttggagtatcgatcaaaggacacatggattcaactcaaacaagtatctgaacacacaggtagtcttctctgatccctttctccccgatccctttctcccctcatctctcttctctgaatctcttattagtttcaatttcaacatgtttcgatgccacataggtcatctagtccatttcattgacatttgcattgtaactcatacatttttggcaaagtgtagcgaataatggggttcggtactcaacctatccctcgtttccacaatgtgtgatcatccttgagatttagaatactggggtcgcgggagacactcctacccctctgcctctcaagaaatcatttcaatcttttataacataaacttagatctcgagacgctgaagagagagaaggaagggaactagaaacacacagactttttaccttccagacttgtaagaggattccgatccagtgatttccaaaccccaagacaagcaaataagtcagtattagtgttggaggtcagctttggttccttcaaacaatcttagctagtgaatatagatggcaggttgatccactttagcatctttagtatcatatgcaatcagtaatctagaatggtgctaaagagtggtcagacaatcaaatataaatctatatcaatgttcctatttaatacttatgcgaaaaataattttgaaaaacaatttaaataaaaaccaaaataaaaacacatattagtaaactccccccccccagacttaaattacactgtcccagtgtaacacagccggtggtgaggtaaataaaataaatcataataaatataacaaggtagaatgaataaacctgatcgacaaggtgtcgatcgattcgtagtggtatacgtcgattcgttagtaatggtcgtgtgatgtcgagcgatatgaatggtgaatgtcggtcgatggaatcatcattctacttggatctaataaaaactgcaaaataaatccgaaaaataaaagcaaaaatgaaaaataaataaaataaagaaaacctaatagtgggttgactcccactcagcgctttgttatagtcctttagcttgactgtggtaggtgagtgactcatgtggtacagaaactgctgattgctggacagcaatcatcaatcttgtgtctcctactattgaaccatgtggcgacgaagcttcttATGGCATCATCCGCTCGTagttgtttcttatctatcttcaggactgtatcttgaagtttcctcacagaattctcaatgtattcgatgttgccaaccttcgtgtcgatggtctggtaggtatgTACGGACAATTCCttcagctcactctgtaatgcatcgatcctgtcaagaataaactgatctcgatctgctaaagactcggtgtcgatcgatgcgaccagatgcgcgtcggtcattTCGCTGAGGGGTCTGTCAGTCGACTCGGAAtctactgtgtcgatcgactgtgagcattgtccttggtactgcaaagtacgtatattgcccttcatatggcgagtagttctgcataggctgttaACTCGTTCTttaacagtgtagtcaatggtatcacaggtcccgttgagtctcctctccaaagcatccatagcctcgtacagctcatgtttaAGTTCATCAAATTCTGCTGTAGTGCATTCTCTtctcgctggtggtggctcgatgtcgatcgatgttggtctaggcatgtcgatcgatgttgccttgttgtcacgaagaccaagatgatcttgaactatgctcatgtcttTTTGTAGCTCGTTCAACTGTCGTGACATTGTGGCCTGGAATCACAGGATATGTGAACTGAAAATTTCATGCTTCCTCATGTACGCTTTCATCTTATCTTacagttctgcgaaccttgtgtcgatcgacggtaaGTTCAGTGAgtcgatcgatgaaaaagtagcattctgagttTGATCTTTCTTGTGAATTGATGCTAGCTcgttctgtagaagatcgatcctcttgttcaaccattcgacattgttgttgagggggctgtagacgtctccaatccgtgtattgatataAGCaccctcccattcatctctcttaggtgatgaacattctggtcggtccatggatgtagtcttgccgatgtcgatcaatggtacaggtactctgtcgggtcgatactggtggcgtagcctctttctcaagcatggtcaatatgtttccaagctccactcttatctcagccatatcattctggaagtccttgtaactgacatccaaaagCTGGAaggtgtcttccaccaatgtgtacAAGTTTGCCTCAAGGtctgcctgagctctccatacatcagtcaccatatcatctatctcctctctactgtagggtactggtggtggtatgtatgcatggtaagggcgtgtgtgtactggaaggcgtaagcaacctttgtgaaaaagggatgctctatccagaatcctctttacttgctccttggtaacatggatgatctcaccatcaactcctctagcatagccaaactcatctctgtagacaccatattcatccttagcttcccatttgaatctcctggatccatcagtattgaaggcgcgtcgtccaaactccaatcgtcggtcgggcgatctgactcttggtctgtcgatcgatccgggatatccgccgtcgatcgatggtgttgaaacgatgtcgatcgatggtgaattcctaggttgaccgaattgttgaggaactgtatcctcccttgtgttggtgttgtggttgtcctggacgtgagctaggatgtctggatggctacgttgctgtgtgaacaggttttctggtccattaacaacttggaggatgtctgctatctcttctctggttatgtgcagaactcttccatccattgctcttgcatagccatttgtgtccctgaaaattccaaattcatcaggtgttagtgaaacgttacctgatatcgtaaggttcatgagatcgaggttgaaggcgtcgatcgatggtgcggtggtggtggcgatcgatggtgcacgtctagctgcacggttggatcgattgtatatgttgttgcagtcctccattgataagtttctgaatgctggaagctgctgggtagaaggtgaaaagttttgaattttcgtggcttgagttgtcaaccttttatacccatgtgttgtcctaatcggtgaaattccgattttgtccttcaagtcgtccgggttaatatcgatcgatgtgatactggcgatgtcgatcgatggacgatgtcgttttgctggatgaagtagataatcgatcgatggtgggcgtttgatgtcgatcgattgtgggaatcgaattgcaaatctgtcattctccaagtaattttcccaagctctctcttcccaatagtctgcatcatgttcttcactgtggtctccactgtgggaagaggtggctatgtctactgcaaaactctcatgaaatccgctatctgcccaactccttactgagtaatcatcttcctttcggctgggtgggatggcgaaattcgggtagcaatgatctggtagatcgagttcatcatctggtgggtctctgtcgatcgatgatccatatttgttgtcgatctcctctgacttgcaagtgtcgatcgatgatgttaaagtgctgtcgatcgatcccgagtactctgtctcatactcgacttcacaatgacaaactgctatgataccagtatcatcttcttttaccactgatttggctggtggtttgccaagcttgacagggtcgtagtggatctctggatctatcatagtcaagcacatcctgttggtgttcatgtcacatatggctcctactgtagccataaatgctcttccaagtaagagggaagagttccaatttagcttgatgtcaaggacatgaaaatccacagggacgatagcattaccaatatgtacctccaggtctctgatgaagcctccagagtttttctgagtgtaatccacgaatgtaaagatctctggtgaaggctctacttgcaggcccagatggtctgccatgacctttggtaagatgctgactgatgaaccagtgtcacatagtgcatgaggaaattcaatcccttgtactacacagggtattgcaaacttcccaggatcactcttcttctgcaaagtaatccttttcctcatatcttctctgacattgtcaaaccttctcctaatgtcagtttcagtctcccttgtttctctgaagaacatccacaatctgcttgtgaagtaaacctcctcaaaaggtttctctggtgggattctgataactctcttagtgaaaccatcaatctctttttcattagcttccctcttaaggttcttaggaatcttctccttcctactccttaaccttcttccttcagttccctctgatgtaggtgtagtgtctgaagggttaccagtgatctctgtagggttagcttgtggtttcggtgtgggtctgagtgcattgattcggttgctgtctatcgatggtagttgcactcggtatgtgagaggtgcgtgtcgatcgataggtggagaaaagggtcgatcgatacgtttctcgtctttgtgtcgatcgatgagtggctcgtctcgtcggtcgatatcttcgtaggtgtgggtgggtgggtatggatgagaagccgtgaattcagcatgtgtcaatatcctaaccgcgttgcaatctgcagtcgtatccggaaatgacatacttgatgtcgatcgatgtggactagttggtgtcgatcgacaccattgtgatccaccgaaacttagtgaactttccacttcaaagtctccttcttgtagcttctcctgtttcaccacttgccagaaatcatcatctatgatagcattcacgtggtgtttcctatttccttcccctacttccttagaagttccaatcctcctgatagagtcttcagtctggacaatctgtgtctcaagtttcttaacttgagtgcaaatggtgtctatccttgtggtcagattgttgaagacagaatcaatcttcccattgaagtctactgtaagcttctgctgaccttccagaactctatcaatcatggcatcaaacttactctcctgggtgggtggcggtgggttttggtaagctgagttgccgtagttccttgtgttggtgaagggtttctgatactgtgaactctggttgtagttactcttctgaccactgccaaaaaagtttatgtttccactctggtttccatatctctgaaatccagtacctccaatgtagttcacatcttcctctgtatcatcttctctagcctctccttcttcagctgagcagactggctgccccagaaatgcatgtaaagcatctatcttggctctgacttcattcatctggtcttccccgatggctgcaaccgatttcttcttgtcagagtcagtgttcttggtgctgctgctgttggctaggttctcaataagtctcacagcctctattggattcctagtgttgaagttcccctcactagcagtatcaagagccatctgatacctcaaggcgatacctctgtagaaagtgcttagcagctgcacttcattgaatccatggtgtggacagtctcgctggaagaacttaaatctgatccacgcgtctttaaaagtctcactaggcttttgcgcgaaagtggcgattttgcttcttaagtcttcagcgcgtgcctcatcaaagaaattacgcaggaaggcgtttttgatgtcggcccaggatgtcagtgatcctgtaggtagctgcttgagccagtgcgaagcttctccaatcagtgagtatttgaagagcttgcagagtaggtagtcctcagggactccatccatacgaatagcagcgataagatcctcgaacctctccagatggtccataggatgctcgtgtgatagcccagaataaggtatctgagacacgagagagtagtactgaggcttgagctcgaagttcggcttctgaatctctggaagtcgaatagctgatctgttggtgtagtactcgtctggacggttatagtctgccaacgatcgtgtttgagcttctcctgtagcctcagcttcaggctcagggattatgtttccctgtgcatctagcttctgacctgttgcattacgcagatgaccatcttggtcatacaggtttccattctcgccctgcgtgagaataacaatcgcgaccatgcttcgcggagtagtgtcgatcgatatacggttagaagtatcgaacgatgtggatcggcgaacggtatcggtcgacggtgctgtctgagtgtcggttgactgttgaacgtgagtatcagtcgacggtgtTGCGTTTCTGTcaatcgatgcggagcgtaggtctttgcggtttgaacgttccaagtgtgcaggatcttctgagaataatagttgatttcccctattgcttctggtactgctgggcatgtacctgaaaagacaagaaaaatcttaattagaaagggggtaaaaagaaaaacctaaaattaataagattaaatctaatggcgatcaaagctccccggcaacggcgccaaatttgatagtgctcaaattacccagtagagcttactctctcaaataagaggtacagctgtagtacttagggatcgaatcacgaggagctagggaaccaattaaataaaatctactaatcaatcctaggcaaggttggtttatatggtggaaataaaagtaacaattcctaaaatgagcaaggtagttgctctaactaacaatatgatgagttgtttaaatgtgataaagagtgctagacatagggtttctgttcaggaatggagattataatctctataaatacttttacaagttgcttgcatgatactatagatctcagccgcttaactcaagtgaagtatcactggttaaattatctagatctctggccacacctttcgcatgatgacacagaaaaagagtcggtcgatatccttttgagatatcgagcgatacacctttcgcagcgccgatcgattcacctgtcgggatatcgatcgacggcttctagatctgcctaggcgcgagccgaatatgacaacaaggtctcaaggaggaactgtcgttcttctcaacaggagacaggcaagctcaaatggataattcaagataatcaaagatcctagtgatctatgttctagttagctaatctaaaacaagcatagggtacaatccattt
This genomic stretch from Raphanus sativus cultivar WK10039 chromosome 3, ASM80110v3, whole genome shotgun sequence harbors:
- the LOC108839281 gene encoding uncharacterized protein LOC108839281, whose translation is MVGETHSQNQRAKLSQELTALQEVEQIAQLRKRRKAQGQRPQPGERRFVDAPEAVYVEPKPPGKRGYLRWERNLDQWFHYNNIMREERLAYAIDLLREEAFKWWVQEEDDRRFYKEPTIRTWRALKEVMRHEFAPDFTSSEIKELYPRRYPTHGSKDARKVVAQESKRGWSQQANLQPNQGHAIVQCLDQKSDIPKAMESRSVGQNTLIRTKAKPLLDTMQVKAKNVKTGPEVQQNTSSTSLLESKVVHDLCPKNKEIPNQKKEEASTQGKSYNFKNLKDQTCYRCHKRGHFAVTCPTKQALIETSLEEKTDLSIKSDSFIQSDLLVPNSCIMHLSLSKGIVSGNKEQELKREDPVYQHGIAKEEEAISEAGRNDLLLKEAKPEIKVSNQGKCLPSPLDTGLNFYVLGTGIPDESSMHTEVPRAEPDHELNQNPHQSGNQI